The Mugil cephalus isolate CIBA_MC_2020 chromosome 11, CIBA_Mcephalus_1.1, whole genome shotgun sequence genome includes a window with the following:
- the isg20l2 gene encoding interferon-stimulated 20 kDa exonuclease-like 2, whose product MSDMRNFACPPNNTALIRSAKRKQKKKNNQFRKKMQYLETKGYVKGKHGFNHCRSDNRHDQAPRQNGAYRSVPPSSTRKQSLFHVASTSSASHCSSRPSGSTHNQPPFSSSVNSKDSHENQKEPVNTKLMGTGSGPGPSSSAGIPTKYLAIDCEMVGTGPKGAHSQLARCSIVSYEGDVVYDKFILPPVPVTDYRTRWSGIRRNDLNNATPYLEARKEILRLLRGKVVIGHAIHNDYKVLDYSHPAALTRDTSRISLLNLKAGFAENECASLKRLTKAIFSRDIQTGRKGHSSVEDARATMELYKVVEVEWERTLASKSQPR is encoded by the exons ATGTCAGACATGAGGAACTTTGCGTGCCCTCCCAACAACACGGCACTGATAAGGAGTGCAAAAAggaagcaaaagaagaaaaacaaccagtttcGTAAAAAGATGCAGTACTTAGAGACAAAGGGCTATGTTAAGGGTAAACACGGATTCAACCACTGCAGGTCAGACAACAGACATGACCAAGCTCCTCGCCAAAATGGAGCGTACCGAAGTGTTCCTCCATCTTCCACACGAAAACAAAGTTTATTTCATGTAGCCAGTACATCCAGTGCTTCACACTGTAGCTCTAGGCCTTCTGGATCCACACACAACCAGcctcccttctcttcctctgtgaaCAGCAAAGACAGCCATGAAAACCAAAAGGAACCCGTGAACACAAAATTAATGGGAACTGGCTCTGGCCCTGGCCCCTCATCATCAGCAGGGATCCCCACAAAATATCTTGCCATTGACTGTGAGATGGTGGGCACGGGACCAAAAGGGGCCCATAGCCAGCTTGCACGCTGCAGTATAGTGTCCTATGAAGGAGATGTGGTTTATGATAAGTTCATATTGCCCCCCGTGCCAGTCACTGACTACCGCACCAGATGGAGTGGCATCCGACGCAATGACCTTAACAATGCCACGCCGTACTTGGAGGCGAGGAAGGAG ATACTGAGGCTCCTCAGGGGAAAGGTGGTGATTGGCCATGCAATCCACAACGACTACAAGGTCCTCGATTATTCACACCCCGCTGCCTTAACCAGGGACACTTCCCGAATATCTCTTCTCAACCTGAAGGCTGGCTTTGCAGAGAATGAGTGTGCCTCACTGAAGAGACTCACAAAGGCCATCTTCAGTCGTGACATCCAG ACCGGAAGGAAGGGTCACTCTTCTGTGGAGGATGCAAGAGCCACGATGGAACTTTACAAAGTGGTGGAAGTGGAGTGGGAGAGGacactggcctccaaatcccaGCCGAGATAG
- the mettl25b gene encoding protein RRNAD1: MSVERSAAQDVEIFTPSFTAEQQRELAKRLTTFLSQYSRLSDSYIIEFFTEDLWHTLPSSWQLVLQDLSYPQIADLLLDAAHEDRRYPSVWPLSLLAFRAAAHSLAFPREHRREQVTAAGSVKPEEFLENQSQSSLLGHIFRKHVKPKKQHEIRKLGTLVKQLCDQTDCSRVVDVGSGQGHLTRFLSFGLGLSVTAIEADHTLVAMASKFDGQLLWALEKDNQKKNVSSQFPVLQCFPRHVAGWVNPKASWEAFINQLREVDCVSKSLPTSSGPCKKRLRSSEGQGSAQPQDSSQQPSQQNESKEEVSAETCCSYIQRDCQEDVNLEENSLQSYPDFVLTGLHACGDLSATLIRHFVNCPHVRGITSVACCYMKITTKEHPSPPGLVVPPTPLTPGQESSPIEFGYPMSSWVRGLPGHQLSYKAREGACHAVEDYIRRLREESELLRTHCYRAMLETFVRDTRPDLRRAGIQTIKKAHLLPFTEYARLGLLRVGLPPDLPLHPERVKAMLKQQGRVVVYFSLALLLAPVVETLVLLDRMIYLQENGVDSQLVPLFDPNFSPRNFVLVALKPCG; this comes from the exons ATGTCAGTAGAGCGGTCAGCAGCACAGGATGTGGAGATATTTACACCAAGTTTCACAgcggagcagcagagagagctgGCCAAAAGACTCACCACGTTCCTGTCTCAGTACAGCCGCCTGTCCGACTCTTATATAATT GAATTCTTCACAGAAGATCTCTGGCACACTCTACCCAGCAGCTGGCAGCTGGTGCTGCAGGACCTGTCATATCCACAGATTGCAGACTTATTACTGGATGCTGCTCATGAAGACAGGAG ATATCCTTCAGTATGGCCTCTGTCCCTCTTGGCTTTCCGTGCTGCAGCTCATTCCCTGGCGTTTCCCAGAGAGCACAGACGTGAGCAGGTCACGGCAGCCGGCTCAGTGAAGCCTGAGGAATTCCTGGAAAACCAGAGTCAGAGCTCACTGCTGGGGCACATATTCAGGAAACATGTTAAACCCAAAAAACAGCATGAGATCCGCAAGCTGGGAACG CTGGTAAAACAACTTTGTGACCAGACTGACTGCAGCAGAGTTGTGGATGTGGGCTCTGGGCAG GGTCACCTGACTCGTTTCCTGTCCTTTGGGCTTGGACTGTCTGTTACTGCCATCGAGGCTGATCACACCCTAGTTGCTATGGCGTCTAAGTTTGATGGACAGCTGTTGTGGGCCTTGGAGAAGGATAACCAGAAAAAA AACGTCTCCTCTCAGTTCCCAGTATTACAGTGCTTTCCTCGACATGTGGCAGGTTGGGTAAACCCTAAAGCATCATGGGAGGCTTTCATCAATCAGCTAAGAGAGGTAGACTGTGTCAGCAAAAGTCTGCCAACTTCATCAGGACCCTGTAAAAAAAGACTGCGGAGCTCTGAGGGTCAAGGAAGTGCTCAACCTCAAGACTCATCACAGCAGCCATCACAGCAGAATGAGTCTAAAGAAGAGGTATCTGCTGAAACCTGCTGCTCATATATTCAACGTGACTGTCAAGAGGATGTGAACCTTGAAGAAAACAGCCTGCAAAGCTATCCAGACTTTGTCCTGACTGGTCTCCATGCCTGTGGTGACCTCAGTGCCACCCTCATCCGCCACTTTGTCAATTGTCCACATGTTCGAGGCATCACTTCAGTGGCGTGCTGCTACATGAAAATCACAACCAAAGAACACCCCTCCCCACCAGGACTAGTCGTACCTCCCACTCCACTGACACCAGGCCAAGAATCGAGTCCCATTGAGTTTGGCTACCCCATGAGCTCCTGGGTGCGGGGGTTGCCAGGACATCAGTTGTCCTATAAGGCAAGAGAGGGGGCGTGTCACGCTGTGGAGGACTACATACGGAGGCTCAGGGAGGAAAGCGAGCTGCTCAGGACGCACTGTTACCGCGCAATGCTAGAGACCTTCGTCAGGGATACAAGGCCAGATCTACGCAGGGCAGGAATCCAGACCATTAAGAAAGCCCACTTATTACCTTTTACTGA GTACGCCCGTCTGGGTCTGTTACGGGTCGGCCTTCCTCCAGACTTGCCTCTGCACCCAGAGCGAGTAAAGGCCATGTTGAAGCAGCAGGGCAGGGTGGTGGTGTACTTCAGTCTGGCCTTGCTGCTGGCTCCCGTGGTGGAGACATTAGTGCTGCTGGACAGAATGATCTACCTGCAGGAGAACG GAGTGGACAGTCAGCTGGTTCCTCTCTTCGACCCAAACTTTTCTCCAAGAAACTTTGTGCTTGTGGCTCTGAAGCCTTGTGGATGA
- the LOC125015804 gene encoding uncharacterized protein LOC125015804, which translates to MKHLLLVILGWLLSPRQAHCRRDDRTNCKPLTASFCQGLGYTTSLYPNGAQGFNLQEIGQIVGTGCSPHIAMLMCRVAVPECGSEDNSQMKPCRSLCQKVKTECEPVLRTRRLFWPMRVRCESLPESNCVQGQVNPVTQATPSTCQTLTVPLCKELHYTETLLPNILGHQTQNDADQELRQYYPLVRVGCSPHLKPFLCSVYLPKCVSGQAQSPCRTLCEQARSSCEGLLNKSGMQWPEALNCEAFNTESCEHDPLVSVTQRSSTCQTITVPLCEDLPYTETALPGVLGHQTQEEAGLELHQFYPLVKVKCSPHIKPFLCSVYLPECVSRKPRPPCRMLCEQARSDCEPLLKKFGFEWPASLKCDAFSTESCEHYGVSSTGDICEPISIPMCQGLSYNQTIVPNLLGHTSQREAAMKMSFFSALVETVCSKDTRLFLCRVYAPQCVAGQVQRPCRTFCERAKRDCEGLTSSFGIAWPDELQCSSFPEEACVSEESRPEMLNVESVLAKLNAAGYSVRGKSLTLRTASLLLTLMDADKTRDLDEAEFFKLERYVAVVRREYVGSSERRDPFSVPRNLMKKNLSAREFDFDDETFSILWQGYSSQGGIDYDNYVAVLTKLQILKDRFQARMLNLPCDCQVASFSFQQFLKAAII; encoded by the exons ATGAAGCATTTGTTGTTGGTGATTTTGGGTTGGTTGCTGTCTCCTCGGCAGGCCCATTGCAGGAGAGATGACAGGACAAACTGCAAGCCACTAACAGCCAGCTTTTGTCAAGGTTTGGGATACACCACCAGCCTCTATCCGAACGGAGCTCAAGGCTTCAACCTACAGGAAATTGGTCAGATTGTGGGGACAGGCTGTTCACCGCACATCGCCATGCTCATGTGTCGTGTTGCGGTGCCTGAATGTGGCTCGGAGGACAACAGCCAGATGAAACCGTGCCGATCTCTGTGTCAGAAGGTCAAGACAGAGTGTGAGCCCGTTCTCAGAACAAGACGGTTGTTCTGGCCGATGAGGGTCCGGTGTGAATCTTTACCAGAATCTAATTGCGTGCAG GGTCAGGTGAACCCTGTTACTCAAGCCACCCCTTCAACATGTCAGACACTCACTGTCCCTCTTTGCAAAGAACTCCATTACACAGAAACTCTCCTGCCAAATATTCTAGGCCACCAAACACAGAACGACGCAGACCAGGAGTTACGTCAGTACTATCCACTTGTAAGGGTGGGGTGCTCCCCTCACCTGAAGCCTTTCTTGTGCTCCGTCTACCTCCCCAAGTGTGTGTCGGGACAAGCTCAGTCTCCCTGCAGAACGCTCTGTGAACAGGCGCGATCCAGTTGTGAGGGGCTGCTCAACAAGTCCGGCATGCAGTGGCCTGAAGCTCTAAATTGTGAAGCATTTAACACAGAGTCCTGTGAGCAC GATCCACTCGTCAGTGTTACTCAAAGATCTTCGACATGTCAGACAATCACCGTTCCTCTCTGTGAAGACCTGCCGTATACAGAGACCGCCCTGCCAGGTGTTCTTGGTCACCAAACCCAGGAGGAGGCAGGATTGGAGTTACATCAGTTTTATCCTCTTGTAAAAGTGAAGTGCTCCCCTCATATTAAGCCTTTCCTGTGCTCTGTCTACCTCCCTGAGTGTGTGTCAAGAAAACCAAGGCCTCCCTGCAGAATGCTCTGTGAGCAGGCACGATCTGACTGCGAGCCACTGCTGAAAAAGTTTGGCTTCGAGTGGCCTGCGTCTCTGAAGTGCGACGCATTTAGCACAGAGTCCTGTGAACAT TATGGCGTGAGCAGCACTGGTGATATCTGTGAGCCGATCTCCATTCCAATGTGCCAGGGCCTCTCCTACAACCAAACCATCGTTCCAAATCTCCTAGGGCACACAAGTCAAAGAGAGGCAGCTATGAAGATGTCATTTTTCAGTGCACTGGTGGAAACTGTGTGCTCGAAGGACACCCGCCTCTTCTTGTGTAGGGTGTACGCACCCCAGTGTGTGGCAGGGCAAGTGCAGCGACCCTGCAGGACATTCTGTGAGAGAGCCAAACGGGACTGTGAGGGACTGACGAGCAGCTTTGGCATCGCCTGGCCAGATGAGTTGCAGTGCAGTTCATTCCCAGAAGAAGCATGTGTATCA gAGGAAAGCCGACCTGAG ATGCTGAATGTTGAAAGTGTTCTCGCTAAGCTGAATGCTGCTGGCTATTCTGTCCGTGGCAAAT CTCTAACCCTTAGGACTGCCAGTCTGCTGTTGACTCTCATGGAT GCAGACAAGACCAGAGACTTGGATGAGGCAGAGTTCTTCAAACTTGAGCGCTACGTGGCCGTCGTCAGGAGGGAGTATGTGGGGAGCTCCGAGAGAAGGGATCCTTTTTCTGTCCCTCGGAACCTaatgaaaaaaaacttgtcTGCCCGTG AATTTGATTTTGATGATGAAACCTTCAGCATTTTGTGGCAAGGATACAGTTCTCAAGGTGGTATAGACTATGACAACTATGTGGCAGTCCTGACCAAACTTCAGATCCTTAAAG ATCGCTTCCAGGCCCGTATGCTGAATTTGCCATGTGACTGCCAGGTTGCCAGCTTCTCTTTCCAGCAG ttcttgAAAGCAGCCATAATCTAA